TGCGGGAAGGTGGCGTGTGCACCTCGTCTGAAGTCTCATAGATGAAAAATTTGTGATGCTACCATGAACGCAACTCGAAGGAGCGCTTCTTGCCAGACGCTGTAGTGTTCACCTCCATGTCCTGTTTGCTTACCACACCACCGGTCGGCGGAATCGCTCAACGCCCGGAGGGACATCGGTGAGCATGGTGTTGCTGGTCGCCCTGTTTCTGGTGAGCGCGCTGTTCTGGGTGCGTCTGCCCGAGCGTGCACTGGGTGCGTTCTGCGCGCTTTCCGTGCTGTTGTGCGCAGTCCTGCTCGCCGTTCTGGGTGACCTTTCGCGTGCTCAGGCGGCGCTGGTGGCGGGCGGGGTCCTGCTGGGAACGGGCTTCGTCGGCAGCGGCCTGACCTTGACGCGTCTGCCCCGTCCAGGGAAGCGCCCGCGCCCAATCAAGACGCAGCGGGCCGTTCCTGTGCTGACCGGCCCGACGACCACCGAAATCCGCCTCAGCGACTACGAGGTGCTTGAACGCATCGGGATCGGGGGCATGGGCAATGTTTACCGCGCACGCCGGCTCAGCGATGCACGGACCGTCGCCCTGAAGGTTCCCCAGGAAAAGTACCTGGCCGACGCCAAGTTCGTGAAACGCTTTTACCGCGAAGCTGAAGTCCTGCGCCGCCTGGCGCATCCCAATATCGTGCGGGTCTTTGATTACAAGGCCGAGGAAGGCGAGCACTACATCGCCATGGAGTACCTCGACGGCGAGACGCTCGAGCAGGTTCTGGAGACCCGCTCGCTTACCTTCGCCGAAAGCGTGCAGGTCGTGCGGGCCCTCGCGGGTGCGCTCGGCCATATTCACGCCCAGAACATCGTGCACCGCGACCTCAAACCGTCCAACGTGATGGTGCTGCGCGGCGCCTTTCGCGCTGGCGAGTTGCGTGAGGGCGGCATCAAGCTGATGGATTTCGGCATCGCGGTCGGCAAGGTGCTGACCCGCCTCACCATGACCGGCGCGCGGGTCGGTACGCCGATTTACATGGCCCCTGAGCAGGCCAAAGGCAACAAGGTCGATGCCCGCAGCGACGTGTACAGCCTGGGTCTGCTGTTTTACGAGATGGTCACCGGGGAGACGGCCTTCAAGGGCAGTTACGAAGCGGTGGTGCACCAGCAGGTCTTCGAGATGCCACGTCCTCCCAAACAGGTGCGCATGGACGTGCCGGGCAAGCTGAGCGAGCTGATTCTGCGCATGATCGACAAGGACCCGGCTGCGCGCCCCTCAGTCGAGGACATTCTCACCGCCATCGACGCGAACCTGCTGCAGGAAGACGACTTCACCGATCCGTGGGCGCTGGCCCTCAGCGTCCAGGAAAAACAGGGAACGCTGCGCCTGCTGGACGTGATGGGCCGTCTGCGCCAGAATCTGGCGGACCTGGGAAGCGAGGGTGGTCTGCCGGCGGCGCCGCTCGCCCTGACCAGCGACGCACGCGGTCACCTGTATGCCAGCGTGCTGGCGTACCGGGCCGGCGCGCAGGTCCCCAGCATGATCTACCAACTCGATCAGGGCGGCCGGCGTGTGGCCCACTTCGGTCGGTACGGTATGGGTGAAGGCGAACTGCTGCAGCCAATTTCGATGTGCAGCACCGCTGAGAAGCTGTACGTGCTGGACGCCGAGACCTGCTTCGTCTCGGTCTACAGCCACAGCGGCCAGTATCACGGCCGCTTTGGCGGGCGAGGCTCGGGCCGTGGCCGTTTCGAGAAGCCGCTGACCATCGCGGCCAGCCGGAACGGTGACATTTTTGTTCTGGACGTCGGCAGCCGTGAAGTCCAGCGCCTGTCCGGTGATGGCCGTTATCTCTCCCGACTGGCGTTCAAGCTCGACCGCACCAGCGACGTGCTGCGACCGCTCGACGGTCTGGCCCTCGATTCCCAGGGTGCGGTCTACATTGCCGACGCCCAGGCCTCCAAGATCCGGCGGATCGAGCAGGATGGCAAGACCGGTGCGGTTTTTCCCATTGACGCCTCGCAGGGTGAAGCGACAGAGGCGCCCTGGCTGATCGGAATCGATGATCAGGGCACGCTGTTTTGCATTCGTCAGGGCGCGCAGACGTTGCGCCGCTTTTCGCCCGAGGGAAAACTGCTCGCGACCATCGATACGTATTCGCCGGTACTGGCCATGACGTTGCTCGAACGGGGCAAGGTACTGGCGTAGCGCTCCTTGGCGGCCGGCTTTCGGTTTCTTGTCCCGTGGCTGAGCGCTTTTACGCGATGCGCGCCCCGACATACTCGCGCTCGCCGCTCAGCATGCGCTGCAGCGCTGCGGCATCTCGCGGGAATTCCTTGCCGCGATTGATGAAGTGCGTGGTGTAGCGGCCCACCTCGAAGTGTTCGATCAGATAATTCAGGGCTTTCTGAACGTCGAACTCCTTGCCGGAGAAGACGTCGACCCGGAGAAACGCGTGTTCGGGAAAGGTGTGGAGCGAGATGTGCGATCCGGCGATCACCACCACGCCACTGACACCGCTGTCCTCCGGACCTGAGCCCTCATGCTGCTGCACCACGGGCTCGGACAGCTGACCCAGGCCGAGCTGTGCGCTGAGCTCCGAGAGCACCGTGCGGATCAGCGTTTCGTCGCGCAGCGCGTCCGTGCTGGCATGGTAGCCGTCGATCATCAAGTGCGGTCCAAAACCAAACAGTTCCACGTTCAGTGACCTCCCGAGCCATCCGAGTATCCAGTTTCCGATTCCGCTCGTCCGGGTGCTCACGCCATCATCGCGCAACACCTGCCGCGCCCCGGCGGGTACAAGAGCGAATGCTAGCGTCAGGCGCTTTTGGCGTCAACAAGATCGCTGCCCCACGGCGGTCGGGTGATTGCAGGCTATGCCGGAATTCATCATCGGCCTGCGCTACAGTCGCTCTTTTCCTCCGGGGCCTGGGGCAGTGTGTCGGGCATTCTCTGATGCTATTCTGTGGAGCGGATAAAACGCGCGAATGCCGAGTTTTAAGGGATCCGGGCGATAAGGAGGAATTGGATGTACCGAGGCAGAGAGGGGCAGTGGGCCTTTTATCTCCACCGCCTGTCCGGACTGGCCATCCTGGCCTATCTACTTATTCACGTGCTCAGCATTTCACTGTTCATGCTCGGTGAAGACGCCTACATGGCGCTCCACACCGTGTACGAAATCCCGATTTTCTCGATCGGCCTGATTTTCGTGACAGCAGGCGTGCTGTACCACTCGATCAACGGACTGCGCATCGTCATCATGGATTTCACGGGGCGCGGGCTCGCCTACCAGCGTCAGCTGTGGTACGTCACGCTGTTCCTGACGTTGCTGGGCAGCGCCTACGCGGCCTACGTCGTCGGGTTGCGCCTGCTGGGAGGACATGGATGACACGCGCCAAAACCTTCCAGGATGCCAAGAACCAGGCGCACACCAACGCCGAGCTGAACTGGTGGATCTTCATGCGGGTCAGTGGCCTGATCCTGGTGTTCCTGGTGCTGGGTCACATCTACATGACCTTCCTGCAGGTCAGCGAGGCCGACGCGACCTTCGACGCGGTGGTGTACAAGCTTTCGCAACCGGTCTGGAAGCTCTATGACTGGCTGCTGCTGAGCCTGGCGCTGTTGCACGGCGTCAACGGTGCGCGCTACTCGATCGAGGATTACGTGCGCAACCGGCCCAACCGCTTTTGGGTCAAGACCATCTTCTACACGGTCGTGGCGATCATCTTCGTGATCGGTTCGATCGGCCTGTTCACCATCTCGCCCGAGTTCGCGGGACCTCAGTAAAGGAGCGCGCATGCACCATCGCTACGATGTCCTCGTGGTGGGCGCGGGCGGCTCGGGCCTGATGTCGGCCCTGTACGCCAGCAAGAACAAAAATGTCTCTGTCGCCGTGATCAGCAAGCTCTACCCGACCCGCAGCCACACCGGCGCGGCGCAGGGTGGGGTGGGCGCCGCCCTTGGCAACGTCAGTGAGGATCACTGGGAATGGCACATGTTCGACACCGTCAAGGGTGGCGACTACCTGACCGACCAGGACGCGGCCGAGGTGTTTTCCAAGGACGTGATCGAGGCCGTCTACGAACTCGAGCACATGGGACTGCCTTTCTCACGCCTGCCCAACGGCAAGATCGCCCAGCGCAAGTTCGGCGGTCACACCAAGGAATTCGGCAAGGCCCCCGTCGAGCGTGCCTGCTACGCCGTGGACCGCACCGGTCACATGATCCTGCAGACGCTCTACCAGCAGAGCGTCAAGAGCGGCGTGACCTTTTTCAACGAGTACCAGGTGCTCGATTTGATCATCGAGGAAGGCATCTGCCGTGGTGTGGTCGCCTACGACATCGCCACGGGCGAGGTGCATACCTTCCATGCCAAGGCCGTGGTGCTCGCGGCAGGTGGCTATGGCCGCGCCTTCAAGGTCACCAGCAATGCCCAGACCCTTACGGGCGACCTGATGAGCATCTACTACCGCAAGGGGCTGCCCCTGGAGGATCTGGAGTTCTATCAGTTCCATCCCACTGGCATTGCCAAGATGGGCATCCTGATCACCGAGGGCGCGCGCGGTGAGGGTGGCATTCTGCGCAATGACAGCGGCGAGCGTTTCATGGAGCGCTACGCGCCGACCATCAAGGACCTCGCGCCGCGTGACATGGTCAGCCGCGCGATCTACATGGAAATTCGCGAGGGGCGCGGTCTTGGCAAGGACAAGGACTACGTCCACCTGGATTTGACCCACCTGCCGAGGGAAATCATCGAAGGACGCCTGCCGGACATCACCGACTTCGCGCGCACCTACCTGGGCGTGGACCCCGTGCTGGCCCCCGTGCCAATTCAGCCCACCGCGCACTACGCCATGGGCGGTATCCCCACCACCATCGACGGTGAGTGCCTCGCCAGCAGCACCGACATCGTGCGCGGCCTCTACGCCGCCGGCGAGGTCGCCTGCGTGAGCCTGCACGGTGCCAACCGCCTTGGGACCAACAGCCTGGGTGACCTGATTGTGTTCGGACGGCGGGCAGGTGTGGCCGCCGCAAAGTACGCCGCCGAGGTGGGCTACGAGGAACTGCCTGCTCGCGCCGACAACTTCGCGACCGCCGAGATCGAGCGTCTGCGCAGTGGCAGTGGCACCGAAAATGCAGCGCGTATCCGCAAGGAACTGCAGGAAACCATGATGGACAACGTCTCGGTGTTCCGCACCGACGAGACGATGAGCACCCAGATGGAAATCCTGCGCGAGCTGCAGGCGCGCTACAAGAACGTGAGCGTGACCGACACCGGCTTGAGGTACAACACCGAGCTGACCGAGGCGCTGGAAGTTGGTTACCTGCTCGACGTGTCCGAAGCCATGACGGCCAGCGCCCTGAACCGCAGGGAATCCCGTGGTGCCCACGCCCGTGAGGATTACCCGGACCGTGACGACGACAACTGGCTCAAGCACACCATGGCCTACCGCAACATGAACGTGCCCGGCAAAGTGAACATCGGGTACAAGGACGTGGTGCTCGGCCGCTTCGAGCCCAAGCCGCGCGTGTACTGAGCGGCTTTACCGGAGTTTGTTACGCTGGCAGCGCTGCGCTGCGCCTGAACGCTCTAGCATGATGGTGGGAACACCCACACCCTCCATCCTCACCTCGAAGTGTTCTCCGCGAGGAGTTTGAATGCACGTCAACCTGAAAATTCACCGTTTCCATCCCGAACAGGACAAAAAGGCCCACTGGGAAACCTACAAGGTCGAGTGCGAACCGGGCGACCGGGTGCTGGACCTGCTCAACCACATCAAGTGGTACGTCGACCCGACCCTGACTTACCGCCGCTCTTGCGCGCACGGCATCTGTGGCAGCGACGCGATGCTGATCAACGGGCGCAACCGTCTTGCCTGCAAGATCCTCATCAAGGACCTCGCCAAGGACGGCGGTACCATCACCGTTGAGCCCATCCGTGGCCTGAAAGTCGAGAAGGACCTGCTGGTCGACATGGAGCCTTTTTTTGAGAGCTACCGCGCCGTGCTGCCGTTCTTTATCAACGACGATCCGGTTCCGGCGGGTGAGCGCCTGCAGACCCAGGAAGACCGCGAGCGTTTCGACCAGGGCACCAAGTGCATCCTGTGCGCGGCGTGCACGACTTCCTGCCCGATCTTCTGGGTCAACGGCCGTTACCTGGGTCCGGCCAGCATCGTGCAGGCCCACCGCTTCATCTTCGACAGCCGTGACAAGGGCACCTCTGAGCGGCTGAACATCCTCAACCAGAACACCGGCGTGTGGCGTTGCCGCACGGCCTACAACTGCACCGAGGCGTGCCCGCGTGAAATTCCCGTCACCCAGCTGATCGAGGAAGTCAAACGCGCGGTAATGTACCAGCAAGTGTAAGTACGATTAACTGGCCGATTCCCGGACGGGCAGGCCGCACTGCCTGCAAAGGTCACCAGCAAGTGTAAGCACGAAAATCGGCTGATCTTCGAACGACCGGGTCGAGCAGAGAAAACAGGAAGGCTTTATGCCTTCCTGTTTTCTTTACTGCTAGAACTGGATAGTATAGCGCGCGTTGGCCCCGTCCGTGCATTCACCGTTGCCATTGTTGTTGTGATCAACCACGAAACGGCAGGTGATGACCTGACTTCCGTTGCGCACCACGAGGCTGCCGTCGCGCAGGTTCGAGGCGCGCGTGCCCACCGAGAAGAAGTACCCGGGGGGCGCCACGTTTGAAAAGGAGACACCCGCGCTGACGCCGACACGCGGTGGCGCGTCCGAAGAGGCCAAAACGTTGTATTCGCCCTGATACGCGTTCTGAGCGAACTCGATGCGCGCGGTGTTCCTGCCGGCGACCGTACCGTAGCCGCCGAGCAGAAGGCGGCCTTCTTCGCCGCTGGTGACGTTGACAATCTTCCCGACTTTGTTGGGGTTGACCTGATTGGGTGCGCAGGCGGCAAGCGAAACAAGCCCCAGGGACAGTAACAGCAGGCGATTCATGACAGACCTCCGTCGGAATACATGTGGATACCTCAGGGTAGCGCGGCTGAAGACAGCCAACCTGAGAGCTTTACTGAGGGCTCGTTGTCACAGTTTCTGCGTCTGTGCGTGGGAAATCACCTCGTGGATTTCAAGGATGTTCGGACTGCTGAAGGCCTCACGCGGCAGGCTTCCCGAGCGGGCATGACCCTGGTGAAAGGCGTCGGACTGCGTCCAGCCCTCGAAGGCCTCGCGGCTTTCCCACAAGGTCAGCACGATATAAGGTTCACCACTTTTGGTGGGTCGCAGAACGAAGTTGCTGAGAAAGCCTGGCATCTGGTCGACCAGACCCGCGCGTTCCCGGAAACGCGCTTCGAAGGCTTCAGCGAAGTCAGGGTTGACGTAGATGCGGTTTGCGACGGTGATCATGATGTGAGGGTAGAGCCTGAGGCGGGGAATGTGGAGGATTCTCTACACACTCCCCGCCTCGGGTGAGATTTACTTGAAGCTGGCTTCTTTGGCGTCCGGCGACACCACGAAGCGCAGGAACTGACCGCGCGAGGCGTGCTGGCCGACGCCACAGACCAGCAGGTACTCGCCCGCTTTGCTGGCCCGGAAACGCACGGTCTGTACTGCGTCACCCGCGCTGGACACCTTGCTCGAAGCGCCCGGGAAGGCAGGGGTCAGTCGTGCGGGCAGCTTGTCGCCCGCGACGAGAATGACACTGTGTGGCATGGCGCCCGCGTTGCTGTATTTCAGCTCGACGCGCCAGCCGAGCGGGACGGTGAAGGTTTTTTCGCCCTTGGCGGCACCGTTGAAGTTGAGCCCGCCGTTGGCGTCTCCCTGACCGGCCACGACGGTCAGCACGGCGGTCTTGCGCACCGCGTCGTTCACGACAACTTGTGGCGCGGCGGGGGCAGCGGGGGCAGCCGGAGCGGTGGCAGGAGCAGTGGACGCAGCCGGGGCGGCAGGAGTTGCCGTGGCCGGGGTTTGCGAAGTCGCTCCGGCCTGTGCCTGCGGTCCGTAGTGGGTGGCGAGGTACGTGGCAATCTGCTGCACCTCGGCGTCGCTGACCTGGGCACCGTATCCCTGCATGCGCTTCACGGTCGCAGTCCACCGGGCAAGGTCGTACTGTTTGCTGGTGACGCGTGCCAGGTCGTGGCAGGCCTGGCACTTGCCCTGCACCAGGTCACGCCCGGGACCGGCAGGAAGCTCCTGAGCGAAGGCGTTGGTGGTGATGGCCAGCAGCACGAGTGCGAAATTCCGGCGAAGACCCTGTTTCATGATGCACTCCTTGAAAGCGTGACGAAACGCGGTGAAAGTCGAGCTAGCTTCAGTGCGAAGTGAACTGTTATAAGCCTATCAGGCCGAGCGCCGCCGTAGAGCGTAGCTCGGGCAGATAAGGCTGCAGCACGCTGGCATTGCGCGCGTTGGGTGGGCGTACCACCTGATTGAAGCTGGGCAGCTGGCCGCTTTGCAGCGCGCGTGCGGCGGCGCCCAGGTCAAGCTCGGGAACGCCCAGCGCGCCGTTGACTTCACGGCGGATGGTGGCGTACTGACCTTCGCTCAGCTCTTCACGAGTCAGCGCGTCTTGCTGGGCACGGCGGGCGCGGCCGATAAAGCCGCCAGCGTCACGCAGGACGCCCAGGATTTCCAGGGTGCCGGGGGGCTGCCCGGCGGCAAACTCCTGATAGGTGTTCTGCAGGCGCTCGAAGTCCTGACCGAGCGCTTCGCGGACGCTGCGGCGCACCCGCACGAACTGCTGAACCTGCGCGCTTGTCAGCCGTACCTCGTCGCGCGCCGGAGGAACGCTGCTCTGGGGGGGAGGATTCTGGTTGCTGCTTGCGTTCTGGTTGGGTTGCCCGGTGAATGGAACGGTGAAGGCGTTGAAGTTCTGCAAGAACGCCTGCGCCGGACGCCATACCAGAAAATACCCGGCGAGTCCCAGCACCAGCGCCATCAGCAGGGCGCCTCCCAGACAACCGGCCATCGCATTTCGGATCATGCCTTCATTGTGAAGGGAAACAGGAGCGTGGCGCTGAGCCCAGGATGTGGGAGCGTTCCTCAGGCGTGCGGCCAGCGCTGCACGATCAGCGCCCGGCCCACACCGACACTCAGCAGCGCCGTGTTCCCGGCGGCCTCGTTGGAGACCGTCCAGCCGGAGCCTGCCGGAACGTCAACGCCCGCAAGAGGCCAGCGCACGCCCTGAATTCGCAAGCCGCGCAAGTCGTCGAGGGCCAGGACACTCAGCAGCTGACCGGGATAGGTCGCCAGCGTGCAAGGCGGACCGGGCAGCAGCGGACGGGCCGATTCGTCGCCGCTGTGAAGCCGCACGGCGAGGCCCGCCTGCGACGTCCGCACACTCAGCAGGGCCAAAGCCAGCGTGTGGTCGAAGCGTCCACCGAATGCACCCCACACGGTCACCTCCGAAGCGCCACGCTCCCGGGCGACGTGCAGTGCCAGTTCGGTGTCGGTGAAATCCTTGTCGCGTGCCACCGGTTGACGGGGAATGTGCGTGAAGCGAGGGTCGGTGGGGAGGCTGGAGTCGAAATCACCCACCCAGAGGTGGGGCGTGACCTGCAGCATCTGGGCGTGCTCGATGCCTCCATCGGCAGCCACGACCAGGGCGGGCGGCACGGCGCGCAGCCGCATGAGTTCGGGCGTGGCGACCAGGCGGCCTCCCGCCAGAATCCAGACCTTCACGCCGGTTCGTGCGCTTTCGGTTCGTGCGCTTCTCGAAGGGAAGGCAGCTCTTCGTAGAGAAACGCTTCGTCGAAGGCAAGCGGGGACAGACCGGACATCGTGGACCGTTGTATCACGCCTGACCGCCCGGGGGGTCGGCGAGGTCGTCGGGCAGCAGACGACAGGCTTCCTGGCGCACCCGCAGGCGCACAAAGGCCCGGTCGAACGTCAGGCTTCGCTGCGCCTCGCGGGCACTGAGGTGCAGCTGCAGCTCGCCCCAGTCATGGGATACCCGCAGGCGCACGCCACTGTCGCCTGGGCGCGCTTCGGACACGGGATAGGGCTCACCCGCGTCGAGTTCGATGGCTTCCTCGGGAACCAGCAGCACCTCGCGGCCACGAGGCAGCAGGTTGCGGTGCCCCAGAAATGCTGCCGCCCAGGC
The Deinococcus peraridilitoris DSM 19664 genome window above contains:
- a CDS encoding thiamine diphosphokinase is translated as MKVWILAGGRLVATPELMRLRAVPPALVVAADGGIEHAQMLQVTPHLWVGDFDSSLPTDPRFTHIPRQPVARDKDFTDTELALHVARERGASEVTVWGAFGGRFDHTLALALLSVRTSQAGLAVRLHSGDESARPLLPGPPCTLATYPGQLLSVLALDDLRGLRIQGVRWPLAGVDVPAGSGWTVSNEAAGNTALLSVGVGRALIVQRWPHA
- the speD gene encoding adenosylmethionine decarboxylase → MELFGFGPHLMIDGYHASTDALRDETLIRTVLSELSAQLGLGQLSEPVVQQHEGSGPEDSGVSGVVVIAGSHISLHTFPEHAFLRVDVFSGKEFDVQKALNYLIEHFEVGRYTTHFINRGKEFPRDAAALQRMLSGEREYVGARIA
- a CDS encoding succinate dehydrogenase iron-sulfur subunit, whose protein sequence is MHVNLKIHRFHPEQDKKAHWETYKVECEPGDRVLDLLNHIKWYVDPTLTYRRSCAHGICGSDAMLINGRNRLACKILIKDLAKDGGTITVEPIRGLKVEKDLLVDMEPFFESYRAVLPFFINDDPVPAGERLQTQEDRERFDQGTKCILCAACTTSCPIFWVNGRYLGPASIVQAHRFIFDSRDKGTSERLNILNQNTGVWRCRTAYNCTEACPREIPVTQLIEEVKRAVMYQQV
- the sdhA gene encoding succinate dehydrogenase flavoprotein subunit, with translation MHHRYDVLVVGAGGSGLMSALYASKNKNVSVAVISKLYPTRSHTGAAQGGVGAALGNVSEDHWEWHMFDTVKGGDYLTDQDAAEVFSKDVIEAVYELEHMGLPFSRLPNGKIAQRKFGGHTKEFGKAPVERACYAVDRTGHMILQTLYQQSVKSGVTFFNEYQVLDLIIEEGICRGVVAYDIATGEVHTFHAKAVVLAAGGYGRAFKVTSNAQTLTGDLMSIYYRKGLPLEDLEFYQFHPTGIAKMGILITEGARGEGGILRNDSGERFMERYAPTIKDLAPRDMVSRAIYMEIREGRGLGKDKDYVHLDLTHLPREIIEGRLPDITDFARTYLGVDPVLAPVPIQPTAHYAMGGIPTTIDGECLASSTDIVRGLYAAGEVACVSLHGANRLGTNSLGDLIVFGRRAGVAAAKYAAEVGYEELPARADNFATAEIERLRSGSGTENAARIRKELQETMMDNVSVFRTDETMSTQMEILRELQARYKNVSVTDTGLRYNTELTEALEVGYLLDVSEAMTASALNRRESRGAHAREDYPDRDDDNWLKHTMAYRNMNVPGKVNIGYKDVVLGRFEPKPRVY
- the sdhC gene encoding succinate dehydrogenase, cytochrome b556 subunit gives rise to the protein MYRGREGQWAFYLHRLSGLAILAYLLIHVLSISLFMLGEDAYMALHTVYEIPIFSIGLIFVTAGVLYHSINGLRIVIMDFTGRGLAYQRQLWYVTLFLTLLGSAYAAYVVGLRLLGGHG
- a CDS encoding succinate dehydrogenase hydrophobic membrane anchor subunit, translating into MTRAKTFQDAKNQAHTNAELNWWIFMRVSGLILVFLVLGHIYMTFLQVSEADATFDAVVYKLSQPVWKLYDWLLLSLALLHGVNGARYSIEDYVRNRPNRFWVKTIFYTVVAIIFVIGSIGLFTISPEFAGPQ
- a CDS encoding antibiotic biosynthesis monooxygenase family protein, with product MITVANRIYVNPDFAEAFEARFRERAGLVDQMPGFLSNFVLRPTKSGEPYIVLTLWESREAFEGWTQSDAFHQGHARSGSLPREAFSSPNILEIHEVISHAQTQKL
- a CDS encoding sulfocyanin-like copper-binding protein, with the protein product MKQGLRRNFALVLLAITTNAFAQELPAGPGRDLVQGKCQACHDLARVTSKQYDLARWTATVKRMQGYGAQVSDAEVQQIATYLATHYGPQAQAGATSQTPATATPAAPAASTAPATAPAAPAAPAAPQVVVNDAVRKTAVLTVVAGQGDANGGLNFNGAAKGEKTFTVPLGWRVELKYSNAGAMPHSVILVAGDKLPARLTPAFPGASSKVSSAGDAVQTVRFRASKAGEYLLVCGVGQHASRGQFLRFVVSPDAKEASFK
- a CDS encoding serine/threonine-protein kinase, translated to MVLLVALFLVSALFWVRLPERALGAFCALSVLLCAVLLAVLGDLSRAQAALVAGGVLLGTGFVGSGLTLTRLPRPGKRPRPIKTQRAVPVLTGPTTTEIRLSDYEVLERIGIGGMGNVYRARRLSDARTVALKVPQEKYLADAKFVKRFYREAEVLRRLAHPNIVRVFDYKAEEGEHYIAMEYLDGETLEQVLETRSLTFAESVQVVRALAGALGHIHAQNIVHRDLKPSNVMVLRGAFRAGELREGGIKLMDFGIAVGKVLTRLTMTGARVGTPIYMAPEQAKGNKVDARSDVYSLGLLFYEMVTGETAFKGSYEAVVHQQVFEMPRPPKQVRMDVPGKLSELILRMIDKDPAARPSVEDILTAIDANLLQEDDFTDPWALALSVQEKQGTLRLLDVMGRLRQNLADLGSEGGLPAAPLALTSDARGHLYASVLAYRAGAQVPSMIYQLDQGGRRVAHFGRYGMGEGELLQPISMCSTAEKLYVLDAETCFVSVYSHSGQYHGRFGGRGSGRGRFEKPLTIAASRNGDIFVLDVGSREVQRLSGDGRYLSRLAFKLDRTSDVLRPLDGLALDSQGAVYIADAQASKIRRIEQDGKTGAVFPIDASQGEATEAPWLIGIDDQGTLFCIRQGAQTLRRFSPEGKLLATIDTYSPVLAMTLLERGKVLA